A section of the Pseudomonas lini genome encodes:
- a CDS encoding DeoR/GlpR family DNA-binding transcription regulator: MSKRNTPQRRHNILALLNEQGEVSVDELAKRFETSEVTIRKDLAALESNGLLLRRYGGAVTMPQELVADLGQPVSKYKQAIARAAVTRIREHARIIIDSGSTTAAMIPELGQQPGLVVMTNSLHVANALSELEHEPVLLMTGGTWDPHSESFQGQVAEQVLRSYDFDQLFIGADGIDLVRGTTTFNELLGLSRVMAEVAREVIVMVEAEKIGRKIPNLELPWSSVHTLITDDRLPLEARDQIQARGINLICAAVSQEK; the protein is encoded by the coding sequence ATGTCAAAGCGCAACACACCCCAACGCCGCCACAACATCCTTGCCTTGCTCAATGAGCAGGGCGAAGTCAGTGTGGATGAATTGGCCAAGCGCTTCGAAACCTCGGAAGTTACGATTCGCAAGGACTTGGCGGCACTTGAAAGCAACGGTCTGTTGCTGCGTCGTTATGGCGGAGCGGTCACCATGCCTCAGGAACTGGTCGCCGACCTCGGCCAACCGGTTTCCAAATACAAGCAGGCGATTGCACGCGCCGCTGTCACGCGGATCCGCGAGCATGCGCGAATCATCATCGACAGTGGCAGCACCACCGCCGCGATGATCCCGGAACTCGGCCAACAACCGGGTCTGGTAGTGATGACCAACTCCCTGCATGTCGCTAACGCTTTGAGCGAACTCGAGCACGAGCCAGTGCTGTTGATGACCGGGGGGACCTGGGACCCGCATTCCGAGTCCTTCCAGGGTCAGGTGGCCGAGCAAGTACTACGCTCATATGACTTTGATCAGTTGTTTATTGGTGCCGATGGCATCGATCTGGTGCGCGGAACCACCACCTTCAATGAATTGCTGGGCTTGAGCCGAGTCATGGCCGAAGTCGCCCGCGAAGTGATCGTGATGGTCGAGGCCGAAAAGATCGGCCGCAAAATTCCCAATCTGGAGCTGCCATGGAGCAGTGTCCATACCCTCATTACCGATGATCGCCTGCCACTGGAGGCACGCGATCAGATTCAGGCCCGCGGCATTAATTTGATCTGCGCCGCCGTCAGTCAGGAGAAATAG
- the glmS gene encoding glutamine--fructose-6-phosphate transaminase (isomerizing): MCGIVGAVAERNVTAILLEGLKRLEYRGYDSAGVALYTNDGKLLRTRRPGKVSELEQALIEEPLVGRLGIAHTRWATHGAPCERNAHPHFSGDLAVVHNGIIENHEALREQLKALGHVFTSDTDTEVIAHLLHEKLKLQPDLTAALKATVQELHGAYGLAVISALQPDRLVAARSGSPLVIGLGMGENFLASDQLALRQVTDRFMYLEEGDIAEIRRDSVQIWDINGALVQRESVQYRDGAEAADKGEFRHYMLKEIHEQPAVVQRTLEGRLSQNQVLVEAFGPQAAELFAKVRNVQIVACGTSYHAGMVARYWLEELAGIPCQVEVASEFRYRKVVVQPDTLFVSISQSGETADTLAALRNAKELGFLASLAICNVGISSLVRESDLTLLTQAGREIGVASTKAFTTQLVGLLLLTLSLGQVRGTLAEGVEATLVEELRRLPTRLGEALAMDSTVEKIAELFAEKNHTLFLGRGAQFPVAMEGALKLKEISYIHAEAYPAGELKHGPLALVDNDMPVVTVAPNNELLEKLKSNLQEVRARGGELIVFADEQAGMTNGEGTHVVQMPHIHDILSPILYTIPLQLLSYYVAVLKGTDVDQPRNLAKSVTVE, encoded by the coding sequence ATGTGTGGAATTGTCGGTGCAGTCGCAGAACGTAACGTTACCGCCATCCTGCTCGAAGGCCTCAAGCGCCTGGAATACCGTGGCTATGACAGCGCCGGTGTGGCGTTGTACACCAACGATGGAAAACTCTTGCGCACGCGTCGTCCGGGCAAGGTCAGCGAGTTGGAACAGGCGCTGATCGAAGAGCCTCTAGTCGGCCGTCTGGGCATAGCCCATACCCGCTGGGCGACCCACGGCGCGCCGTGTGAACGCAATGCTCACCCGCATTTTTCCGGCGATCTGGCGGTGGTGCACAACGGCATCATCGAGAACCATGAAGCCCTGCGCGAGCAACTCAAGGCTTTGGGCCACGTATTCACGTCGGACACTGACACTGAAGTCATCGCGCATTTGCTGCACGAGAAACTCAAGCTGCAACCCGACCTGACGGCGGCCCTGAAAGCGACCGTGCAAGAGCTGCACGGTGCTTACGGCCTGGCGGTGATCAGCGCCCTTCAACCGGATCGTCTGGTCGCCGCTCGCAGTGGCAGCCCGCTGGTGATCGGTCTGGGTATGGGTGAGAACTTCCTGGCTTCCGATCAATTGGCGCTGCGCCAGGTTACCGACCGCTTCATGTACCTGGAAGAAGGCGATATCGCCGAAATTCGCCGCGACAGCGTGCAGATCTGGGACATCAATGGCGCGCTCGTCCAGCGTGAAAGCGTTCAGTACCGTGATGGTGCCGAAGCGGCTGACAAGGGCGAATTCCGCCATTACATGCTCAAGGAAATTCACGAGCAACCGGCTGTGGTGCAGCGCACCCTTGAAGGTCGCCTGAGTCAGAACCAGGTGCTGGTCGAGGCGTTCGGTCCCCAAGCTGCCGAGCTGTTCGCCAAGGTGCGCAATGTTCAGATCGTCGCCTGCGGCACCAGCTATCACGCCGGCATGGTTGCCCGTTACTGGCTCGAAGAACTGGCTGGCATCCCGTGTCAGGTAGAAGTCGCCAGCGAATTCCGCTATCGCAAGGTAGTGGTGCAGCCGGACACCCTGTTCGTGAGCATCTCCCAGTCTGGTGAAACCGCCGACACTCTGGCCGCGCTACGCAATGCCAAAGAGCTGGGTTTCCTCGCCAGCCTGGCAATCTGCAACGTCGGCATCAGCTCTCTGGTACGCGAATCGGACCTGACCCTGCTGACCCAGGCCGGTCGCGAAATCGGCGTGGCCTCGACCAAAGCCTTCACCACTCAACTGGTTGGCCTGCTGTTGCTGACCCTGTCTTTGGGTCAGGTTCGCGGTACGTTGGCCGAAGGTGTCGAAGCCACACTGGTCGAAGAACTGCGTCGCCTGCCAACCCGTTTGGGCGAAGCCCTGGCCATGGACAGCACCGTGGAGAAAATCGCCGAGCTGTTCGCCGAGAAGAACCACACGCTGTTCCTCGGTCGCGGCGCGCAATTCCCGGTGGCGATGGAAGGGGCTCTCAAGCTCAAGGAAATCTCCTACATCCACGCAGAAGCCTACCCGGCGGGCGAACTGAAACATGGCCCGTTGGCGCTTGTGGATAACGACATGCCGGTGGTCACCGTGGCGCCGAACAACGAGTTGCTGGAGAAGCTGAAGTCCAACCTCCAGGAAGTCCGCGCCCGTGGCGGTGAGCTGATCGTCTTTGCTGACGAGCAGGCTGGCATGACCAATGGCGAAGGCACTCATGTCGTCCAGATGCCGCACATCCACGACATCCTGTCGCCGATTCTCTACACCATTCCGTTGCAGCTGCTTTCGTACTACGTGGCTGTGTTGAAAGGTACTGACGTTGATCAGCCGCGTAACTTGGCAAAGTCGGTGACGGTGGAATAA
- a CDS encoding LysR family transcriptional regulator, translating into MDRFQEMQVFATVAQEQGFSAAARRLGMSAASVTRAVAALEKRIGTQLLTRTTRSVHLSEAGQRYLEDCRRILTEVQEAEDSAAGSHAQPRGQLTITAPVLFGDLFVTPVMVGYLAQFPEVSINALLVDRVVSMVEEGIDVAVRIGELPDSNQHAIRVGEVRRVICASPGFLTDHGRPRHPADLSAAPIIATSSIGQHRSWPFLDGGEPISVRPEPRLVVTANQAAITAAAMGLGLTRVLSYQVASKVAAGELEIVLADFELPPLPIHVVYQGGRKAPVRVRSFVDFAVNVLREHPALHG; encoded by the coding sequence ATGGATCGCTTCCAGGAAATGCAGGTCTTCGCCACCGTCGCCCAGGAGCAAGGCTTCTCGGCGGCGGCGCGGCGGTTGGGGATGTCGGCGGCCAGTGTCACTCGGGCGGTGGCGGCGCTGGAAAAACGCATCGGTACCCAATTGCTGACGCGTACCACCCGCAGTGTGCATTTGAGCGAGGCGGGTCAACGCTATCTGGAAGATTGTCGGAGAATTCTCACCGAGGTGCAGGAAGCCGAGGATTCTGCGGCGGGCAGCCATGCCCAACCCCGTGGGCAACTGACGATCACGGCGCCGGTGTTGTTCGGTGATTTGTTCGTTACGCCGGTCATGGTCGGTTACCTGGCTCAATTCCCCGAAGTCAGCATCAACGCCCTACTGGTCGACCGGGTGGTGAGCATGGTCGAGGAGGGCATCGATGTGGCTGTGCGCATCGGTGAGTTGCCTGACAGCAATCAACATGCAATTCGCGTGGGCGAAGTGCGGCGGGTGATCTGCGCTTCTCCTGGATTCCTGACCGACCATGGTCGGCCCCGGCATCCTGCAGATTTGAGCGCAGCCCCGATCATCGCTACCTCATCCATTGGGCAGCACAGAAGCTGGCCGTTCCTTGATGGGGGCGAGCCGATCAGCGTTCGTCCGGAACCGCGTCTTGTGGTCACCGCCAATCAGGCGGCTATCACTGCCGCCGCCATGGGACTGGGACTGACCCGGGTCCTGTCGTATCAGGTGGCGAGCAAGGTCGCCGCCGGTGAACTGGAAATCGTGCTGGCTGACTTCGAACTGCCGCCATTGCCCATTCATGTGGTTTACCAGGGTGGGCGCAAGGCCCCGGTGCGGGTCCGTAGTTTTGTGGACTTTGCGGTGAACGTACTGCGCGAACACCCGGCCCTGCACGGATGA
- a CDS encoding glutathione S-transferase family protein, with translation MQAIKLYSFPLSGHAHRVELMLSLLQLPTELIFVDLAKGAHKQADFLALNPFGQVPVIDDQGVVLADSNAILVYLALKYGNGHWLPTDPVGAAKVQRWLSVAAGPIAFGPARARLITVFGASFNAQEVIAYSHIWLKVIDQELGATAYLAGSEPTIADIAAYSYIAHAPEGNVSLDDYANIRAWLARIEALPGFVGMPRTVAGLQKTA, from the coding sequence ATGCAAGCCATCAAACTCTACAGCTTTCCCCTCTCTGGCCACGCTCATCGTGTGGAGCTGATGCTGTCGCTGTTGCAACTGCCGACCGAGCTGATCTTCGTCGATTTGGCCAAGGGCGCGCACAAGCAAGCGGACTTCCTGGCACTCAACCCGTTTGGTCAGGTGCCGGTGATTGATGATCAAGGCGTGGTGCTGGCCGATTCCAACGCGATCCTGGTCTACCTTGCGCTGAAATACGGCAACGGTCACTGGCTGCCAACCGACCCGGTCGGTGCGGCCAAGGTTCAGCGCTGGTTGTCGGTCGCTGCCGGGCCGATTGCCTTTGGCCCTGCCAGGGCAAGGCTGATCACTGTGTTTGGTGCGTCTTTCAATGCGCAAGAGGTAATCGCTTATTCCCATATATGGCTCAAAGTCATCGATCAGGAATTGGGCGCAACGGCCTATCTGGCCGGTAGCGAGCCGACCATCGCCGACATCGCTGCGTACAGCTACATCGCCCATGCACCCGAAGGCAATGTGTCGCTGGACGACTACGCCAACATCCGCGCGTGGCTGGCGCGGATTGAAGCTTTGCCAGGGTTTGTCGGCATGCCGCGCACCGTCGCCGGTTTGCAAAAAACTGCCTGA